In Flavobacteriales bacterium TMED191, the following proteins share a genomic window:
- a CDS encoding YceI family protein, with product MQNKFIYFSILLTILSFMPSFACENCGCRADSNKKTSHIHNKNITTSDIYAQKSTIVWKASKVGGTHEGNIAIRSGHLHFEENKLVSGKVNIDMNSIFCTDLEGTYKEQLEKHLKSADFFDTNKHHIASIDILECKHKGYGKYDIISEITIKGITNTEEFTASVKDGKASAEITLDRAKYDVRYGSGSFFSNLGNNLIYDEFELKINLTY from the coding sequence ATGCAAAATAAATTTATCTACTTTTCTATTTTGTTAACCATATTATCATTCATGCCATCTTTTGCTTGTGAAAATTGTGGTTGCAGAGCAGATTCAAATAAAAAAACTTCTCACATTCACAATAAAAATATAACAACAAGTGACATATATGCTCAAAAAAGCACAATAGTCTGGAAGGCTAGTAAAGTTGGTGGTACACATGAAGGAAATATAGCTATTAGATCCGGTCATCTCCATTTTGAAGAAAACAAACTTGTTTCAGGAAAAGTTAACATTGATATGAACTCAATATTTTGCACAGATCTTGAAGGAACATACAAAGAACAGCTTGAAAAACACTTAAAATCTGCCGATTTTTTTGATACTAATAAACATCATATTGCGTCAATAGACATTCTAGAATGTAAACACAAGGGATATGGTAAGTATGATATAATCTCCGAAATAACTATCAAAGGAATTACTAATACAGAGGAATTTACTGCCTCTGTTAAAGACGGTAAAGCCAGTGCCGAAATTACTCTAGATAGAGCAAAATATGATGTTAGATATGGTTCTGGGTCATTTTTTAGTAATCTCGGAAACAATCTGATTTATGATGAATTTGAATTAAAAATTAATTTGACTTATTAA